A single Thermoanaerobaculia bacterium DNA region contains:
- a CDS encoding NAD-dependent epimerase/dehydratase family protein, whose amino-acid sequence MDSIRELSAQRVLVRGATGFLGGALAEGLLGDCARLRLFCRNADALDPGLRGNADVEVVVGDALDARAVESSLLGVDLVIDCVGATLPAIRPGELLPEVQHSLASLAILLDAMAGNPRRRLVFPSSGGAIYGSGRLAALTEESPTAPEGAYGLGKLLAEEMIRFRGRRSEADFLILRASNVFGRPRRRALPQGVCDIFLDRAARGEAIELWGDGSQVRDFLFVDDFVQAVRALLASPASDEVVHVSTGVGSSLHEVVAAVESAVGTAVKVQPSGPCYPGVDRSVLANQKLRALTGWAPRYSLTSGVAEAARRRGLDPG is encoded by the coding sequence TTGGACTCGATCCGCGAGCTCTCCGCGCAACGCGTTCTGGTGCGTGGAGCGACCGGCTTCCTGGGCGGAGCGCTCGCCGAAGGGCTGCTGGGCGATTGCGCCCGGTTGCGTCTCTTCTGCCGGAATGCCGACGCTCTCGATCCCGGCCTGCGCGGCAACGCCGACGTCGAGGTCGTCGTCGGCGACGCCCTCGATGCGCGCGCGGTCGAGAGCTCGCTGCTCGGAGTCGACCTGGTGATCGATTGCGTCGGGGCCACTCTGCCCGCGATCCGGCCCGGCGAGCTCCTCCCGGAAGTCCAGCACAGTCTCGCTTCACTCGCCATTCTGCTCGACGCCATGGCTGGCAATCCGAGGCGCCGACTGGTCTTCCCCTCCTCCGGCGGGGCGATCTATGGCTCGGGGCGGCTCGCGGCGCTGACCGAAGAGAGCCCCACGGCTCCCGAGGGTGCCTACGGACTCGGCAAGCTCCTGGCGGAGGAGATGATCCGTTTTCGCGGTCGCCGGAGCGAGGCGGATTTTCTCATTCTGCGAGCGTCGAATGTCTTTGGGCGGCCCCGCCGACGGGCGCTGCCCCAGGGTGTCTGCGACATCTTTCTCGACCGCGCCGCCCGCGGCGAGGCTATCGAGCTCTGGGGCGACGGCTCGCAGGTCCGCGACTTCCTGTTCGTCGACGACTTCGTCCAGGCGGTGCGGGCGCTGCTCGCCTCGCCGGCGAGCGACGAAGTGGTGCACGTCTCCACGGGCGTCGGGAGCTCGCTCCACGAGGTCGTCGCCGCCGTCGAGTCGGCCGTCGGAACGGCGGTGAAGGTCCAGCCGAGCGGACCCTGCTATCCGGGAGTCGATCGCAGCGTGCTCGCGAACCAGAAGCTGCGAGCCCTGACCGGATGGGCGCCGCGATATTCGCTGACCAGCGGAGTGGCCGAGGCGGCACGCCGGCGCGGGCTCGATCCGGGCTGA